The Phormidium sp. PBR-2020 DNA segment AAGGTGCGATGGGCCCAGGGACAGGCATAACTCACATAGAGATGATACCGTCCCGCCTCGGGCGTAAAGCCCTGTTTTCCATCCCGAGTAATCCAGTTGCGAAAGCGAGTGGGGGGACGCAAGAATCGTCCCTGTTTATCTTCCTGTTGACGCTGACTCGTCCATTGTCCATTCACCAATTGTCCCAAGGCCATGATCTTTGCTCCCCAACAGTCTGATACAAGATTCGCTGATACTACGAGATTACCGAGTATTAAGTTCCTTGAGCAACCCACCTCAGATGCTTGGATTGAGCAGGCGATCGCCCATCTCGATACAATCCTCCTGGATCACTCCCATTGTGAACGCAAGGCGGCGGCCAATGCCCTCAATTTGATGTGTCGCTATCCCTCCGATGGGCCGCTATTGCGGGAACTAACGCGGTTGGCGGAGGAGGAACTAGACCATTTCCGCCAGGTGAATGAGATTTTAGAGGAACGGGGGATTCCTTTAGCGCCGTTGAATGCGCCTCCCTATGCCTCCCAGCTCAAGCGGCAATTGCGCCATAATGAACCCGAGCGTAAACTAGACTTATTATTGGTATCGGGGTTGATTGAGGCGCGATCGCATGAACGGTTAGGCTTACTGGCGACTCATCTCCCGGAGCCTCCCTTAGCGGAGTTTTACCGCAGCCTGATGGCATCAGAAGCCCGTCACTATGGTATCTTCTGGATTTTAGCCACCCACGAGTTTCCCCGAGATGTCGTCAACAGCCGTCTCAGAGAACTGGCTCAGGTGGAGTCAGAGATTTTAGCCAGGTTGCACCCTGAACCTCGGGTTCATAGTTAGGCCCTTCCTGGGGCCAGTTCATTGTGAGTTCACCACCTCCCAAACCTCCCAAACGAGACACCTTGGGGCAACTCAGCCCCCAACAGGAGCAACAGGTGCAACGTTGGCAACAGATGGCATCCCCTCGTCCCTCCCCAACAACATTAGCCTCAAAGAGAGGAGTTCCCTGGCGTTTGGTGGCCTGGGGATTAGGGATTTGGGCAAGTTTGCTGCTCGTGGCCCTTGCCGCCTTTGTGCTGTTGAGTCATCCTCGGTATGTGGGGGGAAGTCAGGAGGAACCGCGCGATCGCCCCTCTCCCTGGATGGGGGTGGTGATTGTCGTCAGTTGTGTGGGGGGGAGTCTGTTACTGGGGCGTTGGTTGGAGATCCAACAGCGACGTTAGAGACAGATCTTTAGCCAGGCAATCCGGACATTCTGGTCAGACCTGGCCGACATCTCGATTAGAATGAGGTTAACCTGTGTAAAGCTGCTGTTAAATTTCACCTTGAACTAGGCGATCGCCATCATGAATTTCCCGAATGCGGGCAATATTTTGACTACACTCATTCAAGGAGATGGGGTTGGAGGGTTTGCTCGCCGTGTTGAAGGCCTCGAAGCCCATCAATTCATCAGTTTGCTGGATTTCATCACCGCAGAATTTCAGCAATACATCCGGGCGATCGAATTTCTCAATGACAGCACCTTAGAAACCATCCTGGAACAACTCCTTGATGCCTTCACCCTCAAAATTGGACAAATCTTAAAAGCCGAACGGACTACGATTTTTCTTTTGGATGGCGATCGCCAACAGCTTTGGTCCAAAGTTACCCTCGCCGATGGCACATCTAAAGAACTCCGTCTTCCTTCCAATGTGGGGATTCTCGGACAAGTAGCCAGTACCGGACAAGGCGTCACCGTCGCTAGTCCCCATGAACATCCCCTCTTTAATAAAGAGGTGGATGAATTTTCCGGCGATTACGCCCATAACCTGCTCTGTGCGCCAATTTTTAGTCGTAAAGACAAAGGTCAAGTGATGGCCGTTGTTCAGTTACTCAATCAACAAGAACATCAGCAGTTTACCGACGAAGATTTAAGCACCTTTGAAAATTTTTCCGACACCATTGGCATTATCCTGGAAAGTTGCCAATCCTTTTATCGCGCCGCCCAAAATCAACGAGGGGTTTCTGCCTTACTCAATGCAACGACCTCTCTTGGACAAAGTCTAGATTTAGAAACGACCCTAAAAACGGTCATGGATCAGGCTCGGCAATTGCTCAAAGCCGACCGAAGCACCCTATTTTTACTAGCCGAAGATAGTCGAGAACTTTGGACTAAAATTGCCAAAGCCGACGGCAAAACCATGATGGAAATTCGCATTCCCAGTAATAAAGGAATCGCGGGCTATGTCGCATCCACTGGCAAACCCCTCAATATTTCCGATGCCTACGAAGATCCCCGTTTTGACCCCTCCACCGACAAAAAAACCGGCTACATCACCCGCAATATCCTCTGTATGCCGGTCTTCAACTCCGAAGGCGAACTGATTGGCGTCACCCAACTCATCAATAAACATCAAGGCAGCTTTACACAAGCCGATGAGTTTTTCATGGAAGCCTTTAATATTCAGGCGGGAATTGCCCTGGAAAATGCCCAACTCTTCCAAGATGTAAATGTTGAAAAACAATATCAAAAAGACATTCTACAAAGCCTATCAGATGCTGTTATTTCCACCGACATGCAGGGTAAAATTGTTACCATTAACGAAGCAGCATTAGAACTACTAGGTTGTCCCATTAAATCGGAAGCCGGAAAATATCACCAACAGGTATGGGAGGAGAGTTTAATCGGCTGTTTCGTCTGGGAAGCCATCCCTATTGAGAGTTTAAAGTTCCGTCTCGAAGACAGTTTATCCCATGCCGCTCGCCATTATGTCCCTGAACAGAGTGTTGTTTTAGGGATTTATACGGTTTCTGAAGAGAATATCCTGGATGAAACTGCCATTGAACCGGATATTCAGACCCTGGAAGAGGATATTGAACAAATTGAATTTCCCCTTTATTTACTAGCCACCTTAGAAAGCGAAGAACCCGAAACCTATCGAATTTGGTATGGCAGGACATTAAAGCACATCCAACATCCGACTCGAATTCCCAAGGATAAAGTCTCCTCCGTTGAACGAAGCATTAATTTAACCGTCACTCCCCTAACGAATCCAGAAGGAGGAGTGCGCGGAGGGTTGGTCGTTTTAGAGGATATCAGCCGTGAGAAACGTATGAAAACGGCGATGTATCGTTATATGACCCCTAATGTCGCCGAACAGGTGATGGCATTGGGGGAAGATGCGTTAATGGTGGGAGAACGCAAAGATGTCACCATTCTCTTCTCAGATATTCGTGGCTATACCACCATGACTGAAAACTTTGATGCGTCGGAGGTGGTGACGCTTCTCAATCAATACTTTGAGACGATGGTTGAGGCGGTATTTAATTTTGAAGGAACCCTCGACAAGTTTATTGGTGATGCCTTAATGGCAGTGTTTGGGGCCCCCCTTCCCTTGACGGAAAATCATGCTTGGATGGCAATTCGTTCTGCATTAGATATGCGTCGCCGTTTGGCGGAGTTCAATCAGCAGCGAATTATCGAAAATCAGCCTAAAATTCAGATTGGGATTGGGATTAGTTCTGGGGAAGTGGTATCTGGAAATATTGGCTCCCAAAAACGCATGGATTATACGGTGATTGGCGATGGAGTGAATTTAAGTGCGCGCCTAGAAAGTCTAACTAAGGAATATGGATGTGATATTATTATTAGTGAATATACCTATAATCTCTGTGCTGATCGCATTTGGGTTCGAGAAATTGATAAGATTCGCGTCAAAGGAAAGACAAGCGCCAGTAGTATTTATGAGTTAATTGACGTTAAAACTCGTGATTTAGACCGAGAAACCACAAAATTTTTACTTTTATATAAAGTGGGGCGAGAAGACTATTTGGAGCGCAATTTTGAGCAGGCGATCGCCTGTTTTGAAGCAGCTTTACAACTTCGTCCCAATGACAAACCCTCGCAAATTCTCCTAGAAACTTCGCAACAGTATCTTGAGAATGAACCCCCGCCAGACTGGGATGGGGTGAGAACCATGACTCATAAATAGGCTATCATTGATTGTCATTAGTTTCCGGGGTTGAGACACCTGTTTTTTTCGAGTGCTCTGGTGTCTTAACAAGTATTGGTGGTGTGAAGAATCCTTGACTCGATGTCATTATTGGCAGTTCCAGGGGTTGATTCGTCAGAAGATGATAAAGGACATCGGGATCTAAATCTGCCCCATTTTCCCAATAGATTGTTCCCCAGTCGGGATTCACCTTCACTGTTGCAAAGTAATTCGGATCTTCAAGGGGAGCGAACACGCCTGTAAAGTCAATTAACTGGCGTACCTGTACAATTCCCTGAACACCATCTTCAAAATGAATCCGAAGTTGGTAGTTCTCAAGGGGTTCAACAGCGACAATGTCTTGCAGCATAAGGCTCAATCATGGGTGGGATTTAGACACTCGGTTTCTGGGAGAAACCGGGTGTCTGAATGAGCTACAAACGGCTGATTTCCGGCATTCCCTAGATGTTCAAGCGTTGATAGACTTGATCGAGATTGCGCAGATGATATTGAGGATCGAAACACTCATCCACTTCGTCTGGGGTGAGATGTTGCGCTACCCGAGGATCTTGACTAATTAACTTGCGAAAATCCCCATTGGGTTGATTCCACGCACTGTGAGCGCAAGACTGGACGATCGCATAGGCATCTTCCCGACTCACCCCCTTACCCACCAGGGTTAACAACACCCGCTGGCTGAAAATCACTCCGCCATAGAGGTTCATGTTGCGTAGCATATTCTCGGGATACACCAGCAGATGCTTCACTAACTCCGTGGTTTCATGGAGCATGAAATGTAACACCGTGCAGGAGTCTGGCAGAATCATGCGTTCGACGGAACTATGGGAAATATCCCGTTCATGCCAGAGAGCGACATTTTCCAAAGCCGCGACGGCATTTCCCCGAATCACCCGCGCTAACCCTGACAGCCGTTCTGAACGGATGGGATTGCGTTTATGAGGCATGGCTGAAGAGCCTTTTTGGCCTTTGGAGAAGTATTCCTCTACTTCTAAAACATCCGTGCGTTGTAGGTTGCGAATCTCGACGGAGAATCGTTCTAGAGAGGCTGCAACAAGGGCCAACGCTTGTACAAATTCCGCATGGCGATCGCGGGAAATGACCTGAGTCGAGGCCATATCCGGTTCTAACCCCAGTTTCTGACAGGCCAAGGCCTCAATACGAGGGTCTAAATTCGCATACGTCCCCACCGCGCCGGAGATTTTACCCACCGCTACCGCTTGACGCACTGCCACCAGGCGATCGCGATGACGTAGCATTTCCGCCAACCAACCGGCTAATTTAAAGCCAAAGGTAATCGGTTCAGCGTGAATCCCGTGGGAACGGCCCACCATCACCGTATGGCGGTGTTGTTGCGCCTGATAGCGGATGGCCTGAATCGTATCTTCGAGTCGTTGCAACAAGACATTGGTACTGGCCACCAACTGCAACGCCAAAGCTGTATCCAGCATATCGGAACTGGTCATCCCCAGGTGGATATAGCGCCCCGCATCGCCGACATATTCGTTGACGTTGGTGAGAAAGGCAATTACGTCATGACGGACTTCGGCTTCAATTTCTAAAATGCGCTCTGGCTCAAAATTGGCTTTGGCTTTGATCTCCTCCACCGCCTCTGCTGGAATATAGCCTAACTCCGCTTGTGCCTCACAAACGGCAATTTCAACTTGCAGCCAAGTTTGGTATTTATACCGATCTGTCCAAAGGTCGCCCATTTCGGGCAAAGTGTATCGTGGGATCGACATCCGCCATTCAACGTAATTACAACTCTCCCATTGTACGACGGCTGGTGTAACCTGCTAATTGTGAATCCCTAACCCCCACAGTCGGTCAGATGACAAGGGATAATTAAACCACATCAGGTGTCACAATGAGGTTGGATATGCCAGATCGCCCTAATTCCGAGAAATCCGTGTCCCCCAATTCTGATCGTCCCGTTGCCGTTCAACATCTTAAGGCCCTACGACGGGC contains these protein-coding regions:
- a CDS encoding tRNA-(ms[2]io[6]A)-hydroxylase, translating into MIFAPQQSDTRFADTTRLPSIKFLEQPTSDAWIEQAIAHLDTILLDHSHCERKAAANALNLMCRYPSDGPLLRELTRLAEEELDHFRQVNEILEERGIPLAPLNAPPYASQLKRQLRHNEPERKLDLLLVSGLIEARSHERLGLLATHLPEPPLAEFYRSLMASEARHYGIFWILATHEFPRDVVNSRLRELAQVESEILARLHPEPRVHS
- a CDS encoding GAF domain-containing protein, which produces MNFPNAGNILTTLIQGDGVGGFARRVEGLEAHQFISLLDFITAEFQQYIRAIEFLNDSTLETILEQLLDAFTLKIGQILKAERTTIFLLDGDRQQLWSKVTLADGTSKELRLPSNVGILGQVASTGQGVTVASPHEHPLFNKEVDEFSGDYAHNLLCAPIFSRKDKGQVMAVVQLLNQQEHQQFTDEDLSTFENFSDTIGIILESCQSFYRAAQNQRGVSALLNATTSLGQSLDLETTLKTVMDQARQLLKADRSTLFLLAEDSRELWTKIAKADGKTMMEIRIPSNKGIAGYVASTGKPLNISDAYEDPRFDPSTDKKTGYITRNILCMPVFNSEGELIGVTQLINKHQGSFTQADEFFMEAFNIQAGIALENAQLFQDVNVEKQYQKDILQSLSDAVISTDMQGKIVTINEAALELLGCPIKSEAGKYHQQVWEESLIGCFVWEAIPIESLKFRLEDSLSHAARHYVPEQSVVLGIYTVSEENILDETAIEPDIQTLEEDIEQIEFPLYLLATLESEEPETYRIWYGRTLKHIQHPTRIPKDKVSSVERSINLTVTPLTNPEGGVRGGLVVLEDISREKRMKTAMYRYMTPNVAEQVMALGEDALMVGERKDVTILFSDIRGYTTMTENFDASEVVTLLNQYFETMVEAVFNFEGTLDKFIGDALMAVFGAPLPLTENHAWMAIRSALDMRRRLAEFNQQRIIENQPKIQIGIGISSGEVVSGNIGSQKRMDYTVIGDGVNLSARLESLTKEYGCDIIISEYTYNLCADRIWVREIDKIRVKGKTSASSIYELIDVKTRDLDRETTKFLLLYKVGREDYLERNFEQAIACFEAALQLRPNDKPSQILLETSQQYLENEPPPDWDGVRTMTHK
- a CDS encoding DUF2442 domain-containing protein; protein product: MLQDIVAVEPLENYQLRIHFEDGVQGIVQVRQLIDFTGVFAPLEDPNYFATVKVNPDWGTIYWENGADLDPDVLYHLLTNQPLELPIMTSSQGFFTPPILVKTPEHSKKTGVSTPETNDNQ
- a CDS encoding adenylosuccinate lyase codes for the protein MSIPRYTLPEMGDLWTDRYKYQTWLQVEIAVCEAQAELGYIPAEAVEEIKAKANFEPERILEIEAEVRHDVIAFLTNVNEYVGDAGRYIHLGMTSSDMLDTALALQLVASTNVLLQRLEDTIQAIRYQAQQHRHTVMVGRSHGIHAEPITFGFKLAGWLAEMLRHRDRLVAVRQAVAVGKISGAVGTYANLDPRIEALACQKLGLEPDMASTQVISRDRHAEFVQALALVAASLERFSVEIRNLQRTDVLEVEEYFSKGQKGSSAMPHKRNPIRSERLSGLARVIRGNAVAALENVALWHERDISHSSVERMILPDSCTVLHFMLHETTELVKHLLVYPENMLRNMNLYGGVIFSQRVLLTLVGKGVSREDAYAIVQSCAHSAWNQPNGDFRKLISQDPRVAQHLTPDEVDECFDPQYHLRNLDQVYQRLNI